In Cyprinus carpio isolate SPL01 chromosome B7, ASM1834038v1, whole genome shotgun sequence, a genomic segment contains:
- the LOC109094808 gene encoding growth/differentiation factor 6-B-like has product MRFPASFLCFLLSLLGLGGTHGLLSMEDHGEELEDRDLSKAILEMLHINKLSAPQQAKPHPYMKHVYQSLDAQARDLSGADGTLVQSFRSIEDSKYGTPGWIWFNTSQRSPFMRVAELVLLRKTLHHKPLSVTVTVHSLSPGPDNLSISGPLAEHLLSLDQLPPSGYDVFDVTAAITQPPHHSDILGFQLRFGDESGSLVLHEALTQSLYCLNGSSLSQPLLVVYRSTSMEHQQRASGASSEHRHRPSCMASSEDDRQRIHLRHGRHLAACKLYVHHVNLHTSKLSQWILQPSSFNISICRGICLKEISVSSMSVQRHRKHHGENDSQRSNCTPQGLSSLIVMYSSDTADIIIKELKDIRAERCVCQPTAR; this is encoded by the exons ATGAGGTTTCCAGCATCATTTTTATGCTTCCTACTTAGTCTTCTAGGACTAGGAGGAACACACGGTTTGCTGTCAATGGAAGATCACGGGGAGGAACTGGAGGATAGAGACCTGAGCAAAGCTATTTTGGAGATGTTGCATATAAACAAACTGTCAGCGCCTCAGCAGGCAAAGCCACACCCCTACATGAAGCACGTTTACCAGTCACTGGACGCACAGGCAAGAGACCTGAGTGGTGCTGATGGGACTCTTGTGCAGAGCTTCCGGAGCATCGAAG ACTCAAAGTACGGCACTCCGGGTTGGATCTGGTTCAACACGTCCCAGCGGAGTCCCTTCATGAGGGTTGCAGAGCTGGTCCTGCTGAGGAAGACTCTTCATCACAAGCCGCTAAGTGTGACGGTCACAGTACACAGTCTTTCACCGGGACCAGATAACCTGAGCATCAGCGGCCCTCTCGCAGAGCACTTATTGAGTCTGGACCAGCTGCCTCCATCAGGATATGACGTCTTCGATGTGACAGCTGCAATAACCCAGCCACCGCACCACTCAGATATCTTGGGCTTCCAGCTGCGCTTTGGGGATGAGAGCGGCAGCTTGGTTCTCCATGAAGCCCTGACGCAGAGCCTCTACTGCTTGAACGGCAGCTCTCTCAGCCAGCCGCTCTTAGTGGTCTACAGGAGCACATCGATGGAGCACCAGCAGAGGGCATCAGGAGCGAGTTCAGAGCACAGACACAGACCCAGCTGCATGGCCAGCTCTGAAGATGACAGACAGAGAATACATCTGAGGCACGGGAGACACTTAGCTGCCTGCAAGCTGTACGTACATCATGTCAACCTTCATACGAGCAAGCTGAGCCAATGGATACTACAGCCGTCCAGTTTCAACATAAGTATTTGTAG AGGTATCTGTTTGAAAGAAATATCTGTGTCGTCCATGTCTGTTCAGAGACATCGAAAGCACCATGGAGAAAATGATTCACAAAG ATCAAACTGCACTCCACAAGGCCTTTCATCTCTCATCGTGATGTACAGCAGCGACACAGCGGACATTATTATAAAAGAGCTAAAGGATATCAGAGCAGAGAGATGTGTGTGCCAGCCGACGGCTCGATGA